A genomic stretch from Desertibacillus haloalkaliphilus includes:
- a CDS encoding DUF350 domain-containing protein, with translation MDLTFYLQTFDHFIIYLAVSLVLFLIGTYIFKLLTPYSEREQIKNGNTAVSLKLLGKMAGLV, from the coding sequence ATGGACTTAACGTTTTATTTACAAACCTTTGATCATTTTATTATTTATTTAGCTGTATCCCTAGTGTTGTTTCTAATAGGGACATACATTTTCAAATTGCTCACGCCGTATTCAGAACGTGAGCAAATCAAAAACGGCAATACAGCCGTATCACTGAAATTATTAGGGAAAATGGCGGGGCTAGTTG